A single region of the Syntrophorhabdaceae bacterium genome encodes:
- a CDS encoding zinc ribbon domain-containing protein — MPIYEYQCSGCGKRFEIFQKISEKPLTECRVCKGKLTKLISNCAFHLKGSGWYVTDYKKPTDSVGNKNGAKAKEKKSEHKETKQETAEAKTEAKTENKGAASTGGET, encoded by the coding sequence ATGCCTATTTATGAATACCAGTGTTCCGGATGCGGAAAGAGATTTGAGATATTTCAAAAGATCAGCGAGAAACCCCTTACCGAATGCAGGGTGTGCAAAGGAAAACTGACGAAGCTCATATCGAACTGCGCGTTCCATCTGAAAGGAAGCGGCTGGTATGTGACGGACTACAAAAAACCGACTGATTCAGTCGGCAACAAGAATGGCGCCAAAGCTAAGGAGAAGAAATCCGAGCACAAAGAAACAAAACAGGAGACGGCGGAAGCCAAGACCGAGGCCAAGACAGAGAATAAGGGCGCAGCATCGACCGGAGGAGAAACATGA